In one Triplophysa dalaica isolate WHDGS20190420 chromosome 9, ASM1584641v1, whole genome shotgun sequence genomic region, the following are encoded:
- the myo1cb gene encoding myosin Ic, paralog b isoform X3 — protein sequence MESALTARDRVGVQDFVLLENHTSEVAFIENLRKRFKENLIYTYIGSVLVSVNPYKDLEIYTKQHMERYRGVNFYEVSPHIYAVGDNAYRSMRTERRDQCILISGESGAGKTEASKKVLQYYAVTCPANEHVQTVKDRLLQSNPVLEAFGNAKTLRNDNSSRFGKYMDIQFDFKGAPVGGHILNYLLEKSRVVHQSNGERNFHIFYQLIEGGEEDLLRRLGLEKNAQQYQYLVKGNCPKVSSINDRNEWKLVRKALSVIGFSDDEVEELLNIIASVLHLGNVQYGGEDGGNAYITTETQIKYLARLLGVDGTVLKEALTNKKIIAKGEELISPLNQEQAASARDALSKAIYGRTFTWLVNKINDSLEYKEETFNSKNASVIGLLDIYGFEVFQNNSFEQFCINYCNEKLQQLFIELTLKSEQDEYEAEGITWEPVQYFNNKIICDLVEEKFKGIISILDEECLRPGDASDITFLEKLENTVGGHPHFLTHKLADGKTRKVMGREEFRLNHYAGEVNYNVNGFLDKNNDLLFRNMKEVMCMSENKILTQCFDREELTDRKRPETAATQFKTSLAKLMEILMSKDPSYVRCIKPNDAKQAGRFDEVLIRHQVKYLGLMENLRVRRAGFAYRRRYETFLQRYKSLCPDTWPNWDGRLVDGVSALVKHLGYKPEEYKLGRTKIFIRFPKTLFATEDALEVRKHSLATKLQASWKAYTQKNKYQKMRKSAIKIQAWWKGILARREAKRRRDAANTIRRFIKGFIYRHQPRCPENEFFLDYVRYSFLMNLHRNLPKTVQDKSWPTPPPALIEASEQLRKLSMQNMVWKYCKNINPEWKHQLEQKMVASEIFKDKKDNYPQSVSKLFVGTRLNGEDLNPKVLQALGNEKMKYAVPVTKYDRNGYKARNRQLLLMCDSAIIAEDAKLKQRIDYSALKGISVSSMSDGLFVLHVASEGSKQKGDVVLQTDHVIETLTKVAICAEKINTVNINQGSIKFDLAQGKEGIIDFTSGSELLVAKAKNGHLSVTAPRLNSR from the exons ATGGAGAGCGCCCTGACTGCCAGGGACCGGGTGGGCGTGCAGGACTTTGTCCTGCTGGAGAACCACACCAGCGAGGTGGCGTTCATCGAGAATCTTCGCAAGCGCTTCAAGGAGAACCTCATTTAT ACGTACATTGGTTCAGTGCTGGTGTCCGTGAACCCCTACAAGGACCTGGAGATCTACACTAAGCAGCACATGGAACGATACAGGGGCGTCAATTTCTATGAAGTCTCACCTCACAT TTACGCTGTGGGCGATAATGCCTACCGCTCCATGCGGACGGAGAGACGAGACCAGTGCATCCTGATCTCAGGTGAGAGCGGAGCCGGCAAGACAGAAGCCTCCAAAAAGGTCCTGCAGTACTATGCCGTCACCTGTCCCGCCAACGAGCACGTGCAAACCGTTAAAGACCGCCTGCTACAGTCCAACCCTGTGCTGGAG gCCTTTGGAAATGCAAAAACTCTACGAAACGACAACTCCAGTCGCTTTGGGAAGTATATGGACATTCAGTTTGACTTCAAG GGTGCTCCTGTAGGAGGTCACATCCTGAACTACCTGCTGGAAAAGTCTCGCGTCGTGCATCAGAGCAACGGCGAGAGGAACTTCCACATCTTTTATCAACTCATCGAGGGAGGAGAAGAGGACCTGCTGAGGAGACTGGGGCTGGAGAAGAACGCCCAACAGTACCAGTATCTGGTGAAA GGTAACTGTCCCAAAGTGAGCTCCATCAACGACCGCAATGAATGGAAGCTGGTGAGGAAAGCTCTGAGTGTCATCGGTTTCTCAGATGATGAAGTGGAG GAGCTTTTGAACATTATTGCCAGTGTTCTGCACTTGGGGAATGTTCAGTATGGGGGAGAGGACGGTGGAAATGCTTATATCACTACAGAAACACAGATTAAATACTTAGCCAGG TTGTTAGGTGTGGATGGCACTGTTCTTAAAGAGGccctaacaaataaaaagatcaTTGCCAAAGGAGAAGAG cTGATCAGCCCCTTAAATCAAGAGCAGGCAGCCTCAGCACGAGACGCTTTATCTAAAGCTATATACGGACGCACTTTTACCTGGCTTGTGAACAAAATTAATGACTCTCTGGAGTACAAG GAGGAGACGTTTAACAGTAAAAATGCCTCTGTCATTGGTCTGTTGGATATATACGGATTTGAAGTCTTTCAGAACAACAG TTTCGAGCAGTTTTGTATCAACTATTGTAATGAGAAGCTACAGCAGCTCTTCATCGAACTGACTCTGAAGTCAGAGCAAGATGAATATGAGGCTGAGGGAATCACG tggGAGCCTGTGCAATATTTTAACAACAAGATCATTTGTGATCTTGTGGAGGAGAAGTTCAAAGGAATCATTTCAATCTTG GATGAAGAGTGTCTCAGGCCTGGAGATGCGAGTGACATCACGTTCCTGGAAAAGCTCGAGAACACTGTCGGCGGCCATCCCCATTTCCTCAC TCATAAGCTGGCTGATGGAAAAACAAGGAAGGTGATGGGTCGGGAGGAGTTCAGACTGAATCATTACGCAGGAGAAGTCAACTACAATGTGAACG gtttcttGGACAAGAACAATGATCTCCTTTTCAGAAACATGAAGGAG GTTATGTGTATGTCTGAAAACAAAATACTCACTCAGTGTTTCGACCGAGAAGAGCTTACAGACAGGAAACGACCAGAAACG GCGGCAACACAGTTCAAAACCAGTCTGGCGAAGTTGATGGAAATCCTGATGTCTAAGGATCCGTCATATGTGCGCTGCATCAAACCTAATGATGCCAAGCAAGCAG GGCGTTTTGATGAAGTCCTCATCAGGCATCAAGTGAAATATCTTGGTCTGATGGAGAACCTTCGAGTCAGAAGAGCAGGCTTTGCATACCGCCGTCGCTACGAGACATTCCTGCAGAG GTATAAATCTCTGTGTCCTGACACCTGGCCAAACTGGGACGGCCGTCTGGTGGACGGAGTATCTGCTCTTGTTAAGCACCTTGGCTACAAGCCTGAGGAGTACAAACTCGGCAG gACCAAAATCTTCATCCGTTTCCCCAAAACCTTGTTTGCAACCGAAGATGCTCTAGAAGTCAGAAAACACAGCCTTG CAACCAAACTTCAAGCATCCTGGAAGGCCTAcactcaaaaaaacaaataccaaAAAATGCGAAAATCTG CTATCAAGATCCAAGCCTGGTGGAAGGGCATTCTTGCCCGCAGGGAAGCTAAGCGCAGAAGAGATGCTGCCAACACCATCCGCAG GTTCATCAAAGGCTTCATCTATCGCCACCAACCACGCTGCCCAGAGAACGAGTTCTTCCTGGACTATGTTCGTTACTCATTCCTAATGAATCTGCACAGAAACCTACCTAAAACCGTTCAGGATAAGAGCTGGCCTACACCTCCTCCTGCCCTAATCGAG GCTTCAGAGCAACTTCGCAAACTGTCCATGCAGAACATGGTGTGGAAGTACTGTAAGAACATCAACCCAGAATGGAAACACCAG TTAGAGCAGAAGATGGTTGCAAGTGAAATCTTTAAGGACAAGAAGGACAACTACCCGCAAAGTGTCTCCAAACTTTTTGTTGGCACAAGGCTCA atggaGAAGACCTTAACCCTAAAGTTCTTCAGGCTCTGGGGAATGAGAAGATGAAG TACGCGGTTCCAGTGACTAAATATGACAGGAACGGATATAAAGCTCGCAACCGACAGCTCCTTCTAATGTGTGACAGCGCCATCATTGCGGAGGATGCCAAGCTGAAACAGCGAATCGATTACAGCGCACTGAAAG GGATTTCTGTAAGCTCTATGAGTGATGGATTATTTGTTCTCCATGTTGCCTCTGAAGGCAGTAAGCAGAAA GGTGATGTTGTGCTTCAGACCGATCATGTCATTGAGACGTTGACCAAAGTGGCTATCTGTGCTGAGAAGATCAACACCGTTAACATTAACCAGGGAAG TATAAAATTCGATTTGGCACAAGGAAAAGAAGGGATCATAGATTTTACATCTGGATCAGAGCTGCTGGTTGCCAAGGCTAAGAATGGACACCTTTCAGTG aCTGCACCTCGGCTCAACTCAAGATGA
- the myo1cb gene encoding myosin Ic, paralog b isoform X1 yields the protein MMELKIQLIPTGEIIFPPGKNGEVYCQSCTKAVGSDGIRVTMESALTARDRVGVQDFVLLENHTSEVAFIENLRKRFKENLIYTYIGSVLVSVNPYKDLEIYTKQHMERYRGVNFYEVSPHIYAVGDNAYRSMRTERRDQCILISGESGAGKTEASKKVLQYYAVTCPANEHVQTVKDRLLQSNPVLEAFGNAKTLRNDNSSRFGKYMDIQFDFKGAPVGGHILNYLLEKSRVVHQSNGERNFHIFYQLIEGGEEDLLRRLGLEKNAQQYQYLVKGNCPKVSSINDRNEWKLVRKALSVIGFSDDEVEELLNIIASVLHLGNVQYGGEDGGNAYITTETQIKYLARLLGVDGTVLKEALTNKKIIAKGEELISPLNQEQAASARDALSKAIYGRTFTWLVNKINDSLEYKEETFNSKNASVIGLLDIYGFEVFQNNSFEQFCINYCNEKLQQLFIELTLKSEQDEYEAEGITWEPVQYFNNKIICDLVEEKFKGIISILDEECLRPGDASDITFLEKLENTVGGHPHFLTHKLADGKTRKVMGREEFRLNHYAGEVNYNVNGFLDKNNDLLFRNMKEVMCMSENKILTQCFDREELTDRKRPETAATQFKTSLAKLMEILMSKDPSYVRCIKPNDAKQAGRFDEVLIRHQVKYLGLMENLRVRRAGFAYRRRYETFLQRYKSLCPDTWPNWDGRLVDGVSALVKHLGYKPEEYKLGRTKIFIRFPKTLFATEDALEVRKHSLATKLQASWKAYTQKNKYQKMRKSAIKIQAWWKGILARREAKRRRDAANTIRRFIKGFIYRHQPRCPENEFFLDYVRYSFLMNLHRNLPKTVQDKSWPTPPPALIEASEQLRKLSMQNMVWKYCKNINPEWKHQLEQKMVASEIFKDKKDNYPQSVSKLFVGTRLNGEDLNPKVLQALGNEKMKYAVPVTKYDRNGYKARNRQLLLMCDSAIIAEDAKLKQRIDYSALKGISVSSMSDGLFVLHVASEGSKQKGDVVLQTDHVIETLTKVAICAEKINTVNINQGSIKFDLAQGKEGIIDFTSGSELLVAKAKNGHLSVTAPRLNSR from the exons GCTGTGGGCAGTGACGGAATTCGGGTGACAATGGAGAGCGCCCTGACTGCCAGGGACCGGGTGGGCGTGCAGGACTTTGTCCTGCTGGAGAACCACACCAGCGAGGTGGCGTTCATCGAGAATCTTCGCAAGCGCTTCAAGGAGAACCTCATTTAT ACGTACATTGGTTCAGTGCTGGTGTCCGTGAACCCCTACAAGGACCTGGAGATCTACACTAAGCAGCACATGGAACGATACAGGGGCGTCAATTTCTATGAAGTCTCACCTCACAT TTACGCTGTGGGCGATAATGCCTACCGCTCCATGCGGACGGAGAGACGAGACCAGTGCATCCTGATCTCAGGTGAGAGCGGAGCCGGCAAGACAGAAGCCTCCAAAAAGGTCCTGCAGTACTATGCCGTCACCTGTCCCGCCAACGAGCACGTGCAAACCGTTAAAGACCGCCTGCTACAGTCCAACCCTGTGCTGGAG gCCTTTGGAAATGCAAAAACTCTACGAAACGACAACTCCAGTCGCTTTGGGAAGTATATGGACATTCAGTTTGACTTCAAG GGTGCTCCTGTAGGAGGTCACATCCTGAACTACCTGCTGGAAAAGTCTCGCGTCGTGCATCAGAGCAACGGCGAGAGGAACTTCCACATCTTTTATCAACTCATCGAGGGAGGAGAAGAGGACCTGCTGAGGAGACTGGGGCTGGAGAAGAACGCCCAACAGTACCAGTATCTGGTGAAA GGTAACTGTCCCAAAGTGAGCTCCATCAACGACCGCAATGAATGGAAGCTGGTGAGGAAAGCTCTGAGTGTCATCGGTTTCTCAGATGATGAAGTGGAG GAGCTTTTGAACATTATTGCCAGTGTTCTGCACTTGGGGAATGTTCAGTATGGGGGAGAGGACGGTGGAAATGCTTATATCACTACAGAAACACAGATTAAATACTTAGCCAGG TTGTTAGGTGTGGATGGCACTGTTCTTAAAGAGGccctaacaaataaaaagatcaTTGCCAAAGGAGAAGAG cTGATCAGCCCCTTAAATCAAGAGCAGGCAGCCTCAGCACGAGACGCTTTATCTAAAGCTATATACGGACGCACTTTTACCTGGCTTGTGAACAAAATTAATGACTCTCTGGAGTACAAG GAGGAGACGTTTAACAGTAAAAATGCCTCTGTCATTGGTCTGTTGGATATATACGGATTTGAAGTCTTTCAGAACAACAG TTTCGAGCAGTTTTGTATCAACTATTGTAATGAGAAGCTACAGCAGCTCTTCATCGAACTGACTCTGAAGTCAGAGCAAGATGAATATGAGGCTGAGGGAATCACG tggGAGCCTGTGCAATATTTTAACAACAAGATCATTTGTGATCTTGTGGAGGAGAAGTTCAAAGGAATCATTTCAATCTTG GATGAAGAGTGTCTCAGGCCTGGAGATGCGAGTGACATCACGTTCCTGGAAAAGCTCGAGAACACTGTCGGCGGCCATCCCCATTTCCTCAC TCATAAGCTGGCTGATGGAAAAACAAGGAAGGTGATGGGTCGGGAGGAGTTCAGACTGAATCATTACGCAGGAGAAGTCAACTACAATGTGAACG gtttcttGGACAAGAACAATGATCTCCTTTTCAGAAACATGAAGGAG GTTATGTGTATGTCTGAAAACAAAATACTCACTCAGTGTTTCGACCGAGAAGAGCTTACAGACAGGAAACGACCAGAAACG GCGGCAACACAGTTCAAAACCAGTCTGGCGAAGTTGATGGAAATCCTGATGTCTAAGGATCCGTCATATGTGCGCTGCATCAAACCTAATGATGCCAAGCAAGCAG GGCGTTTTGATGAAGTCCTCATCAGGCATCAAGTGAAATATCTTGGTCTGATGGAGAACCTTCGAGTCAGAAGAGCAGGCTTTGCATACCGCCGTCGCTACGAGACATTCCTGCAGAG GTATAAATCTCTGTGTCCTGACACCTGGCCAAACTGGGACGGCCGTCTGGTGGACGGAGTATCTGCTCTTGTTAAGCACCTTGGCTACAAGCCTGAGGAGTACAAACTCGGCAG gACCAAAATCTTCATCCGTTTCCCCAAAACCTTGTTTGCAACCGAAGATGCTCTAGAAGTCAGAAAACACAGCCTTG CAACCAAACTTCAAGCATCCTGGAAGGCCTAcactcaaaaaaacaaataccaaAAAATGCGAAAATCTG CTATCAAGATCCAAGCCTGGTGGAAGGGCATTCTTGCCCGCAGGGAAGCTAAGCGCAGAAGAGATGCTGCCAACACCATCCGCAG GTTCATCAAAGGCTTCATCTATCGCCACCAACCACGCTGCCCAGAGAACGAGTTCTTCCTGGACTATGTTCGTTACTCATTCCTAATGAATCTGCACAGAAACCTACCTAAAACCGTTCAGGATAAGAGCTGGCCTACACCTCCTCCTGCCCTAATCGAG GCTTCAGAGCAACTTCGCAAACTGTCCATGCAGAACATGGTGTGGAAGTACTGTAAGAACATCAACCCAGAATGGAAACACCAG TTAGAGCAGAAGATGGTTGCAAGTGAAATCTTTAAGGACAAGAAGGACAACTACCCGCAAAGTGTCTCCAAACTTTTTGTTGGCACAAGGCTCA atggaGAAGACCTTAACCCTAAAGTTCTTCAGGCTCTGGGGAATGAGAAGATGAAG TACGCGGTTCCAGTGACTAAATATGACAGGAACGGATATAAAGCTCGCAACCGACAGCTCCTTCTAATGTGTGACAGCGCCATCATTGCGGAGGATGCCAAGCTGAAACAGCGAATCGATTACAGCGCACTGAAAG GGATTTCTGTAAGCTCTATGAGTGATGGATTATTTGTTCTCCATGTTGCCTCTGAAGGCAGTAAGCAGAAA GGTGATGTTGTGCTTCAGACCGATCATGTCATTGAGACGTTGACCAAAGTGGCTATCTGTGCTGAGAAGATCAACACCGTTAACATTAACCAGGGAAG TATAAAATTCGATTTGGCACAAGGAAAAGAAGGGATCATAGATTTTACATCTGGATCAGAGCTGCTGGTTGCCAAGGCTAAGAATGGACACCTTTCAGTG aCTGCACCTCGGCTCAACTCAAGATGA
- the myo1cb gene encoding myosin Ic, paralog b isoform X2, translated as MKYRGLAVGSDGIRVTMESALTARDRVGVQDFVLLENHTSEVAFIENLRKRFKENLIYTYIGSVLVSVNPYKDLEIYTKQHMERYRGVNFYEVSPHIYAVGDNAYRSMRTERRDQCILISGESGAGKTEASKKVLQYYAVTCPANEHVQTVKDRLLQSNPVLEAFGNAKTLRNDNSSRFGKYMDIQFDFKGAPVGGHILNYLLEKSRVVHQSNGERNFHIFYQLIEGGEEDLLRRLGLEKNAQQYQYLVKGNCPKVSSINDRNEWKLVRKALSVIGFSDDEVEELLNIIASVLHLGNVQYGGEDGGNAYITTETQIKYLARLLGVDGTVLKEALTNKKIIAKGEELISPLNQEQAASARDALSKAIYGRTFTWLVNKINDSLEYKEETFNSKNASVIGLLDIYGFEVFQNNSFEQFCINYCNEKLQQLFIELTLKSEQDEYEAEGITWEPVQYFNNKIICDLVEEKFKGIISILDEECLRPGDASDITFLEKLENTVGGHPHFLTHKLADGKTRKVMGREEFRLNHYAGEVNYNVNGFLDKNNDLLFRNMKEVMCMSENKILTQCFDREELTDRKRPETAATQFKTSLAKLMEILMSKDPSYVRCIKPNDAKQAGRFDEVLIRHQVKYLGLMENLRVRRAGFAYRRRYETFLQRYKSLCPDTWPNWDGRLVDGVSALVKHLGYKPEEYKLGRTKIFIRFPKTLFATEDALEVRKHSLATKLQASWKAYTQKNKYQKMRKSAIKIQAWWKGILARREAKRRRDAANTIRRFIKGFIYRHQPRCPENEFFLDYVRYSFLMNLHRNLPKTVQDKSWPTPPPALIEASEQLRKLSMQNMVWKYCKNINPEWKHQLEQKMVASEIFKDKKDNYPQSVSKLFVGTRLNGEDLNPKVLQALGNEKMKYAVPVTKYDRNGYKARNRQLLLMCDSAIIAEDAKLKQRIDYSALKGISVSSMSDGLFVLHVASEGSKQKGDVVLQTDHVIETLTKVAICAEKINTVNINQGSIKFDLAQGKEGIIDFTSGSELLVAKAKNGHLSVTAPRLNSR; from the exons GCTGTGGGCAGTGACGGAATTCGGGTGACAATGGAGAGCGCCCTGACTGCCAGGGACCGGGTGGGCGTGCAGGACTTTGTCCTGCTGGAGAACCACACCAGCGAGGTGGCGTTCATCGAGAATCTTCGCAAGCGCTTCAAGGAGAACCTCATTTAT ACGTACATTGGTTCAGTGCTGGTGTCCGTGAACCCCTACAAGGACCTGGAGATCTACACTAAGCAGCACATGGAACGATACAGGGGCGTCAATTTCTATGAAGTCTCACCTCACAT TTACGCTGTGGGCGATAATGCCTACCGCTCCATGCGGACGGAGAGACGAGACCAGTGCATCCTGATCTCAGGTGAGAGCGGAGCCGGCAAGACAGAAGCCTCCAAAAAGGTCCTGCAGTACTATGCCGTCACCTGTCCCGCCAACGAGCACGTGCAAACCGTTAAAGACCGCCTGCTACAGTCCAACCCTGTGCTGGAG gCCTTTGGAAATGCAAAAACTCTACGAAACGACAACTCCAGTCGCTTTGGGAAGTATATGGACATTCAGTTTGACTTCAAG GGTGCTCCTGTAGGAGGTCACATCCTGAACTACCTGCTGGAAAAGTCTCGCGTCGTGCATCAGAGCAACGGCGAGAGGAACTTCCACATCTTTTATCAACTCATCGAGGGAGGAGAAGAGGACCTGCTGAGGAGACTGGGGCTGGAGAAGAACGCCCAACAGTACCAGTATCTGGTGAAA GGTAACTGTCCCAAAGTGAGCTCCATCAACGACCGCAATGAATGGAAGCTGGTGAGGAAAGCTCTGAGTGTCATCGGTTTCTCAGATGATGAAGTGGAG GAGCTTTTGAACATTATTGCCAGTGTTCTGCACTTGGGGAATGTTCAGTATGGGGGAGAGGACGGTGGAAATGCTTATATCACTACAGAAACACAGATTAAATACTTAGCCAGG TTGTTAGGTGTGGATGGCACTGTTCTTAAAGAGGccctaacaaataaaaagatcaTTGCCAAAGGAGAAGAG cTGATCAGCCCCTTAAATCAAGAGCAGGCAGCCTCAGCACGAGACGCTTTATCTAAAGCTATATACGGACGCACTTTTACCTGGCTTGTGAACAAAATTAATGACTCTCTGGAGTACAAG GAGGAGACGTTTAACAGTAAAAATGCCTCTGTCATTGGTCTGTTGGATATATACGGATTTGAAGTCTTTCAGAACAACAG TTTCGAGCAGTTTTGTATCAACTATTGTAATGAGAAGCTACAGCAGCTCTTCATCGAACTGACTCTGAAGTCAGAGCAAGATGAATATGAGGCTGAGGGAATCACG tggGAGCCTGTGCAATATTTTAACAACAAGATCATTTGTGATCTTGTGGAGGAGAAGTTCAAAGGAATCATTTCAATCTTG GATGAAGAGTGTCTCAGGCCTGGAGATGCGAGTGACATCACGTTCCTGGAAAAGCTCGAGAACACTGTCGGCGGCCATCCCCATTTCCTCAC TCATAAGCTGGCTGATGGAAAAACAAGGAAGGTGATGGGTCGGGAGGAGTTCAGACTGAATCATTACGCAGGAGAAGTCAACTACAATGTGAACG gtttcttGGACAAGAACAATGATCTCCTTTTCAGAAACATGAAGGAG GTTATGTGTATGTCTGAAAACAAAATACTCACTCAGTGTTTCGACCGAGAAGAGCTTACAGACAGGAAACGACCAGAAACG GCGGCAACACAGTTCAAAACCAGTCTGGCGAAGTTGATGGAAATCCTGATGTCTAAGGATCCGTCATATGTGCGCTGCATCAAACCTAATGATGCCAAGCAAGCAG GGCGTTTTGATGAAGTCCTCATCAGGCATCAAGTGAAATATCTTGGTCTGATGGAGAACCTTCGAGTCAGAAGAGCAGGCTTTGCATACCGCCGTCGCTACGAGACATTCCTGCAGAG GTATAAATCTCTGTGTCCTGACACCTGGCCAAACTGGGACGGCCGTCTGGTGGACGGAGTATCTGCTCTTGTTAAGCACCTTGGCTACAAGCCTGAGGAGTACAAACTCGGCAG gACCAAAATCTTCATCCGTTTCCCCAAAACCTTGTTTGCAACCGAAGATGCTCTAGAAGTCAGAAAACACAGCCTTG CAACCAAACTTCAAGCATCCTGGAAGGCCTAcactcaaaaaaacaaataccaaAAAATGCGAAAATCTG CTATCAAGATCCAAGCCTGGTGGAAGGGCATTCTTGCCCGCAGGGAAGCTAAGCGCAGAAGAGATGCTGCCAACACCATCCGCAG GTTCATCAAAGGCTTCATCTATCGCCACCAACCACGCTGCCCAGAGAACGAGTTCTTCCTGGACTATGTTCGTTACTCATTCCTAATGAATCTGCACAGAAACCTACCTAAAACCGTTCAGGATAAGAGCTGGCCTACACCTCCTCCTGCCCTAATCGAG GCTTCAGAGCAACTTCGCAAACTGTCCATGCAGAACATGGTGTGGAAGTACTGTAAGAACATCAACCCAGAATGGAAACACCAG TTAGAGCAGAAGATGGTTGCAAGTGAAATCTTTAAGGACAAGAAGGACAACTACCCGCAAAGTGTCTCCAAACTTTTTGTTGGCACAAGGCTCA atggaGAAGACCTTAACCCTAAAGTTCTTCAGGCTCTGGGGAATGAGAAGATGAAG TACGCGGTTCCAGTGACTAAATATGACAGGAACGGATATAAAGCTCGCAACCGACAGCTCCTTCTAATGTGTGACAGCGCCATCATTGCGGAGGATGCCAAGCTGAAACAGCGAATCGATTACAGCGCACTGAAAG GGATTTCTGTAAGCTCTATGAGTGATGGATTATTTGTTCTCCATGTTGCCTCTGAAGGCAGTAAGCAGAAA GGTGATGTTGTGCTTCAGACCGATCATGTCATTGAGACGTTGACCAAAGTGGCTATCTGTGCTGAGAAGATCAACACCGTTAACATTAACCAGGGAAG TATAAAATTCGATTTGGCACAAGGAAAAGAAGGGATCATAGATTTTACATCTGGATCAGAGCTGCTGGTTGCCAAGGCTAAGAATGGACACCTTTCAGTG aCTGCACCTCGGCTCAACTCAAGATGA